The genomic interval GGCATTTCTAATCAATGTTGCAATGATTTCTGTGTCTGGCACGGTTTGCTCTGCCGATAACCTATCTGCAGAAAACGCTGATCGTTGCAGTGATCTTACTCTTAACTCTGCTTCTTTCCTTCTTCAAGCTTCTAATTTAATTCACTATATAATAAAGTTGCAATTGCTATAGCCAAAAAATGACATTAAGTTTAATCCATATTAAGCACCAATTTATATATCTCACATGAAATTTTGATGTGTTCATTAAAATGTGTTGGGACGTTCAAGCTCAACAATTTATGCCATAGCTTTTGCTAGCCTCAGGACAAAGTTCTGCCATCATTGGAACCTATGCAGGACAGTTTATCATGTAGGTAGATCATTTCAGAATATCAttgaacattatttttaaaattaaaataacaaacaacatAAGCAACAACAGTAACAAAAAGATAAAGTTTTTGTATATGATGTTACTAAACTTTGGTTTTGCTTTGGTTGGTGCTAAAGGGTTTCTTGGATTTAAAGATGAAAAAACGGATTAGGAACTTGGTGACTAGGATTATTGCCATAGCACCTAGTCTTGTTGTCTCTATCATTGGTTGTTCCTCTGGGAGCTGGAAAGCTTATTGTTATTGCATCGGTTAGTATATACCAGAATTTTCCATTCTCTTATTTTTGTGTATACATATTGAACATAATGCACATCAAATACactaattaatattgttttgcAGATGATACTTTCTTTTGAGCTTCCATTTGCTTTAATTTCACTCCTTAAGTTAAGGAGTACCAGTACCACGATGGGACCTCACAAGAATTCTATGATTGTGAGTTGTTCTATTTCCTTATCATATGTATATGCAactttaattttagttattaaaagattttgtaaatatttaacattatgAAGTGACCACTAGGCCACTAACTAAAGCATTTGAAATATTGTTAACCAGAAACTGAAACAAAAAGTGACATAATTTGGATGCACATCATTGTCATCTCATGGATACTGGATTTTGGAATCATTGGTATCAATGTGTACTACCTCATTACTgttgaagaaaatgacatatCAGATAAACAGAAGGTAAGAATATCCAAGAAGCTGGGTGAAGCAGATAAGGTTATATCAACGCCTTTTCTTTCTCTTGTTCCTGCTTATGGTTATTACATAACTAGCAAAAATCTTGTGCGAATAATTAATGCATGTAAAATATTAAAGTCATAGattgacaaaaaaattgaaatggttaagttaaaagaaaatttgaactttaaaaagttaaaattgttcAGTTAAGAATGACACTGAGATAATGTGTTTCAATTCAATATATAGTAGTGAAATAGTTGAGATTTGGTAAGAAAGTGAATTTTGAGGACAAAgagaaatttaaaagaaattaagcAGAGATAAACGAAAAAGAATACCAAATTTAATAACAACTAATCCTTATTCTTGCGAGTCACTTGTGACTGCACCCTTGTATAGCACcatttatgttaaaatttatctttctttCCAAACATTAGTTGCTTataatcttaaaataattaatttcaaattctcctttttatgttaattttttccAGTGAAGTCTCTgcttaatttcttttaaatttctcGTTGTCCTTTTCGTTTAAAATTGTCCTTttcgtttaaatttttttttaattttttccagTGAAGTCTCTGCTTAATTTTTACCTACTAGTATGATTTATAAAATTGCTCGGTTAATATGATGCTTCTGGTCGAATTTACCTTGTTGCTGTTTTTTTtgacataataaaaattaaaaataaatgtggACTGTTTGAGAAGGAAAATTGTTTCACAACCTTGTGTTTATACCAAGCTTCTAAGATTTTGAAAGGTCAGAACTCAAATCTAATCAGCATGCCGAAGATTATTATGCTCATGAAGCTGTAATTACTCAATATGATAACTATAAACACTTTTACCACATTAAGATAATGAATTAATTTACCCTGCCTGACGTTGCCTGTTACCACTGTCTTATGAGTCATTGATTCTCAAATAGTAAACTAGCAGTACTCATAAGCCTGCCTCACCTTGTCTACTCTTTTCAATTGTTGTATTGAGTGTGGACTCTTGTGATCATTAGAGACAAAAATGAATAACTATAAATCATAGAAATTACGTCCATTGATGTAGGAAAGGTCGGTCACTTGATCTTGTGctatttatttcattaaaagGACGTTTGAATCTTAAAATTTGATTGATACCAAAAAGTCTAAAAAAAGATAGTTAGCGATTAGCAGTTTTTACCATTGTTGTTAACCTCTCTAACTCTGAGAAACAAATAGAAGAAGACAGTTAATCTCAGTAAATTTCTCACCCTTTCTTCTCACTAACATTTCTCCGGCGCCGCAGTTGCTCTACGGGTGAGGAGGGTTCTATTCTTTTGCAATGTTCTGAACCATTTTCCCATTTTTCACGTCTAGTTTTTCCTTCATGCTCACTTTTGTGTTTTTCATCTTCTCATTGTTATAGGACATTGCttatttcatattattaatcTTCTCTTAGTGctgttgggttttgggctcccttcctatgtggagaaaggcccaatatATGTAAGCTCGTGTGTCTCACTTAACTaagtggagagaggtcagattaCTGAGTGAGAGagagctgaattcagagagtgaggcaaagagaaaagtgagagaaGAAGATCAAAACCcattttcgcataaaacagctgcactagattcgcgatttctccttcgttcaccgtcggatcggactgaaatttggacagcaggttcgtgacTCATGGTACTTCAATCTGAACGGTTGGATCGTCGATCAGAGGTCTGAGGTGGGAGAAATTGAGCTCGGACAGTAGCAGTTTTTCCTGGCTGAACAatttgttctcaatttcatgtttgttttctcgttgttttggctgattgttgtgctggttaccttgctgtttttggctggttactgaTTTCGTGCTCAGTAagccaaaaacagcaaggtaaTTTGCACAACAATCGGCcaaaacaatgagaaaacaagcatgaaattgagaacaagTTCAGCAGAAAACCCACGAAAAACTGCTACTGTCTGAGACGATCCAACCGGTCAGATTGAAGTACCATGAgtcacgaacctgctgtccaaatttcagtcCGATTcgacggtgaacgaaggagaaatcgcgaatctagtgctgctctgttttatgcgaaaatgGGTTTTACTtttcctctctcacttttctctttgcctcactctctgaattcagctctCTCTCCCCctaatctgacctctctccacttggtTAAGTGAGACGGACTTGCACATATTGAGCCTTTCTTCACATAGGAAGAAACCCAACAAGTGCGTCCTATACCCTTTTCTATTTATTAATCTAACTTTTTTTGTACTGACAAAGTACCAATCTTATTTACCTTTTTCTTTGTGTTTTAGGGTCACTAATATTTCTTACCGGATATTTTCTGCATAGGCAACGTAATTGACTCGTTTGCTTCTGGATTCGGAAAAGTTGTTGCAAATATTTTCAGTTCTCCAATTGAATTTCTTTCCGGAAAGTCTTGTAGGTAACAAATAAATACCATtctaaaattatcaatatttataCTTTATTGCCTTTTTAGAAATTAGAGATTGTGTTATGTGATCTTATGCTTTAATAATGACATTTACACGACTATTCCAAGGATAAGTGACTGTGTgacttttaaaatttgaataatgcTATTCATAACTCATTCTTACAAAATCCACTTTTAAAGGGAGATTCTCTCTTTATAAACTCATTTTCGATCCTATCTTTATTCAAtgtaaaatttgagttttttccGATGGAAGTTTTAAGTGGAGTAGTTATATAAGTTCACGagaatgttgtcaaatagcggcgttataatatttgaattgattgttattgttatatgaTATACGTTATTTAGTACGAAGTGTTGTCGAATAGTAATTATAGCGGCACTATTTATAACATagtagaatttgaacaaaccgtTGTTTTGAACAATTTGTAGCCAGTTCAAGAGTAGTTTTGTTTGGTGAGCAGTGTTTTTGCGGGTTTATATTCACTTTTTGACTTGCTAATTGGTACATGTGTTTTCAGCTCTGTATGTGGACCAACTTGGGATCTCTTTTGTTATATTGAAAATTTCTGTGTTGCTAATCTATTGAGGCTAGGAGTGGTATTTGTTCTATTGTACATTGGTGAGTTCACTTGTTTTGTTATTTCATCACAATATGTTTCTACTTCACATTGCgacatcttttttgttttttgttatataaaacatagttcaattttgttttaacaTTGCTCAAATTGGGTATGTGTGTATTCTGTTTTGTTGTTCTTGTATTTGCTGCATAAATTGGGCATATGTAGATGTCTTTGTCATTCTGCTTGCAAAATGATATGGGCATGTTTCTCTTGTTGTTTTCACTTTTGGGAGTAGTATTCATGCACTTTCTTATGTGTTAAACTACACAATGTCAAGAGGAGGAGAAGAAGAAAGGTCAGAACGGGAATGAATCAAAACTTCTATTCTACAACTGGAGAAGAATACATTGATGAAAGCCTTCCATATCATTTTCAACCACCTGCAGAATTTAGCAGATCGTTTTCGCGTCGAAGGAGAGACTTCAAAGGCTCACACCTAAGAAAGTCTTTGAAGCCTAGGAGAGGTCATGCTCAAGTTGAAATTAGTAGAGATcttagttataaaaataaaggaaatcataGTAGTAGAGATCCTAGTCACAGAAGTAATGTCATTAAGCATGGTAATTATAAAAGTACAGTCCATGATATTAAGGTAACACGTACATCAAAGTTTGCCAGAAAAGGTATGAATAATAGGAAAAACGTTATTAGAGTGAAAAGGAAAAAGAATATTTCAGAGGTTATATATGTTATTAACCACTATATAATGTTTGCTTGTatttaaacacattttttatttccttcttattttttgataataacAAGGACAATAGCatgaagaagagaagaaatgactTTGACCAATGCTCTTACAAAACACTtcctatttttcattttctagaTCATGACATGAATATTGAAGATATATGTTTTTTGTCTCAAGAAATTGACAAATATAAGCATACAATATAATAATGTAAAGCAAAAATGAAGTTTCTGTTGTGGAGTAAGGTATATTGCTACTTATGGAGAATGTTTTGCTATATTACTTTGTACAAAAGGTTACCTTATCCATAAAGATAGTCCAAAGTTAATAACCATTATTGTATTGGTAATGCTAAGGTTTGACACCTTGGAATAGACAGAATATGGAATATAGGGGATCCAAGACAAAGCATTTCCATTACTTGACATTGAAGTTTTTTCATCCCAAAAGAAATCTTAAAAAGTATGTTCTTATATGTTCATCCTCTCAAATACCTCAAGTGCCTTCTTCTATTCTCAATCTCTCAATTGTATTCTACTCATATTTAACACTCGTGCAACGTGCGAGGAGATATCAGATATTTGTaagttattttgtatttttatttggtGAAAAACTTCCTTCAATGGAACGTGAGGAGGGCAAACAATCATCCCCAAAAAATCCATATACTGAACTTGAGGAAGTTAGCTTAGATTTTACTCTAGCAATTGGGTTGCAAGAACAAGGGAGAACATTTACAAATCTAGCAACAATTGAAAGtgaaaatgatgatgatgtaagTGACTCCTCATTTAGTAATGATGATATTGGTGATGCTGATTTTTCATTTAGTCAGGAGTTTGAAACCGATCTTCAGTTTCTTGAAGATGAAGGAAGCTTTATTGATGATGATGACGACGACGGCGAAATGGAAATGGAAGAAGATGAGATTGATCCAGATGAATTATCTTATGAAGAGTTGATTGAGTTAGGAGAGCTTATAGGAGATGAGAAGAGAGGATTATCAGCAAATGAAATCTCTTCCTGCCTAAACTCTTACACTTCCCAAACTGCTGAAAGCAAAAGTGGAATTGATCGTTGTGTGATTTGTCAGATTGAATATGAAAAAGGTGAAGCCTTAGTGGCACTTCAATGTGATCACCCTTATCATAAAGATTGCATTAGCAAATGGCTTCAAATTAAGAAGGTTTGTCCAATATGTAGCAATGAAGTATCAACTCCTAACAAGGCTAAGAACCCttgatgaattatttggattgtaAAATTGATGTGTATATTCAGATTAATGTAATCTTCATTTGAACCAAAAATCATTgtcaaaacataaataatatagaAGCTTTGGATCATTACAAATTGTTAACAAATAGAATCACATAGAAAAGAAAAGCACAAAAGACGGACAAAGTTCTAATTGAATATCAAATCTTATGAATTCAAGAGTTACGTAGAGCATATATACCAAAACATAAAAAGATTAGATTACTCTTAACTTAGAAATATAAAGTTCAATAACATATTATTTAACATACAAAAGTTTAATTgcgtattatttaatataaataagaaagtGAAATTTCTCATTATTATCAAATTCCTTTTGTTTCCATTTCCATTTTAATCTTTGAGATTTTGAAAAgcttatttgaataatttcctCAATCGAATTCGAATATAAGtattcttcaagttttgtatatcatttttaattatttaaaattgtagTCTACAACCACAATTACAGTCACTGTATACAATTTTAAATGTCTGTGcaacattattaatattgtaataGTCTTTATATGCATTTTACCGAATCACGAACGCACCTGCAATTTTAAATcatgatacattttttttactttcaacAATCGacatgatattttgtttttcctCTAATTTAGTAATAAAGACCTGCTTGTTGTAAgttcaaacaaaatatagatTCTTTGATGACACTAAAATGACAAAACAATGGGATTGTAATCTGTACCTTTttacatattaaataataatctGAGAGATTGGGAAGAGTATCTAAATCGTAATCTCATGGTAGTGTTATGTGTAAATTCCAAAATATGAATTTGTGATGGAAATTGGAACATGAAAGAAGGGAAGCTAGGTTGTTAAGCTACTATTTCTTTGGTGGGTGTCAGGCTATGCAACTTGCAAAAGGGTATAATATTATATTCCACACTTTTGTAGTTTAGTGCATGCGATGTGTTGGCCATATATAGTAACAGAATATTgaactttaattaaaaatagatagaTATTATAGAAAATTTAGAGCATAAGAAACAAAGagacaaacaaacaaataaaacaagGCCAGATTGCTAAAAACACCACCTTTGGATCTCTCAAATATAGTATCATACGCGTCCACACTATGCAGTTGcaaaatgaaaagaaactcaACCGCAAGAGTCACTTCAAAGGTTAATTGTTTTAATGGAAAAgctataataattataattagctGAGAGGATAAAGTGGAAACATTTTACGCTACTTTATTGGTGTCaatgaacaaactcaaattttataaacattaagcgacaaaaatagatttagctttttaattttaaaagacaGCATTGATGATTGAGTTGGAGCATGCATGTATTCAAATTGAtggattaatttttaaaaaaattcgaattgtttagtaaataaaataaaattgaattgaattaaaaGCAAAATCGCacatacttttatatttttttatatttcaatactGTAGAAAAATTAATATCACTCATTTAAGCTACTTCACGTCATAACTTATCAAAATAATCGTTTTAACTCGATTGTTTGCAGATACACCGTGAACTACGTTGTAGATTCCACTCAAACGTCGTTTATGAAACATTACACCAAAGATCGTCCTTTAGATCCACAATCACTCTGAGATCTATAAGTTCTAACCAAAACATATacgaaatatattattattattattattataaa from Cicer arietinum cultivar CDC Frontier isolate Library 1 chromosome 5, Cicar.CDCFrontier_v2.0, whole genome shotgun sequence carries:
- the LOC101492892 gene encoding uncharacterized protein isoform X1, yielding MEYRGSKTKHFHYLTLKFFHPKRNLKKYVLICSSSQIPQVPSSILNLSIVFYSYLTLVQRARRYQIFVSYFVFLFGEKLPSMEREEGKQSSPKNPYTELEEVSLDFTLAIGLQEQGRTFTNLATIESENDDDVSDSSFSNDDIGDADFSFSQEFETDLQFLEDEGSFIDDDDDDGEMEMEEDEIDPDELSYEELIELGELIGDEKRGLSANEISSCLNSYTSQTAESKSGIDRCVICQIEYEKGEALVALQCDHPYHKDCISKWLQIKKVCPICSNEVSTPNKAKNP
- the LOC101492892 gene encoding uncharacterized protein isoform X3, whose protein sequence is MEYRGSKTKHFHYLTLKFFHPKRNLKKYVLICSSSQIPQVPSSILNLSIVFYSYLTLVQRARRYQIFVSYFVFLFGEKLPSMEREEGKQSSPKNPYTELEEVSLDFTLAIGLQEQGRTFTNLATIESENDDDFLEDEGSFIDDDDDDGEMEMEEDEIDPDELSYEELIELGELIGDEKRGLSANEISSCLNSYTSQTAESKSGIDRCVICQIEYEKGEALVALQCDHPYHKDCISKWLQIKKVCPICSNEVSTPNKAKNP